From Apium graveolens cultivar Ventura chromosome 9, ASM990537v1, whole genome shotgun sequence, the proteins below share one genomic window:
- the LOC141685507 gene encoding uncharacterized protein LOC141685507, which produces MSAIHLKFYATNNDAEYEALINGLKLALEVGVVNLIVRSDSELVVNQVNGGFQARGPRTELYMRCARRLLGKFSSARLESVPREENSNADALAKTGSQMDSVQLGQIPLGIQEVPSIPQVEARRLRYQAAKYVEYDGVLYKRGFNQPLLRCVDREEGNYILREVHEGICGNHSGGGSLAFKVLRQGYYWPTMREDAFNFVRACDHC; this is translated from the exons ATGAGTGCTATTCATCTCAAATTTTATGCtaccaacaatgatgctgagtatgaagcCTTGATTAACGGTCTGAAGTTAGCTCTGGAGGTAGGGGTCGTGAATTTGATAGTTCGAAGTGATTCCGAATTAGTTGTCAATCAAGTCAACGGAGGATTCCAAGCCCGAGGACCACGGACAGAGCTGTATATGAGATGTGCAAGACGCCTACTGGGAAAATTTTCAAGTGCCAGACTGGAAAGCGTTCCACGAGAAGAGAATAGTAATGCGGATGCTTTGGCCAAGACGGGGTCGCAGATGGACAGCGTCCAACTTGGACAAATCCCCTTGGGAATCCAGGAAGTTCCAAGTATCCCACAGGTGGAG GCTCGACGTCTTCGGTACCAAGCTGCAAAGTATGTCGAGTATGACGGGGTACTATACAAGAGAGGATTTAACCAGCCACTGTTACGTTGTGTGGACAGggaagaaggaaattatattcTCAGAGAGGTGCATGAGgggatttgtggcaatcactcggggggtggtTCCTTAGCATTTAAAGTGCTCAGACAAGGGTACTACTGGCCGACTATGAGGGAAGATGCTTTCAATTTTGTCCGGGCCTGTGATCACTGCTAA
- the LOC141685506 gene encoding uncharacterized protein LOC141685506, giving the protein MPMILWSYNTTPRTTTGETPFLLTYGYEAMVPVEVGAGSLRRDVFVEEDAEVNQRLHLDLLDEARTNSQLKLAAYQQRVARYFNKRVKSVPFKVGDLVLRKVMPNTKIAQHGVLGANWEGPYKVKAILWKGTYRLEDLDGKLIPRAWNAEHLRKYYQ; this is encoded by the coding sequence ATGCCCATGATCCTATGGTCTTACAATACGACTCCTAGAACGACTACAGGGGAAACCCCATTTCTACTAACTTATGGATATGAGGCCATGGTTCCCGTGGAGGTAGGAGCTGGATCCCTCCGGAGAGATGTCTTTGTTGAGGAAGATGCAGAAGTTAACCAGAGGCTTCACTTAGATTTGCTAGATGAAGCCAGAACGAACTCTCAATTAAAGCTTGCTGCATACCAGCAGAGGGTCGCAAGGTATTTCAATAAAAGGGTTAAATCTGTACCATTCAAGGTTGGGGATCTTGTGTTGCGAAAGGTTATGCCTAATACTAAGATAGCTCAACACGGGGTGCTTGgggctaattgggaaggaccgtacaagGTCAAAGCTATACTCTGGAAGGGAACCTATCGCCTAGAAGACCTGGATGGTAAACTTATTCCTCGAGCATGGAATGCAGAACATCTAcgaaagtattatcagtag